A single region of the candidate division KSB1 bacterium genome encodes:
- a CDS encoding Rrf2 family transcriptional regulator produces the protein MMKFSKKVEYALIALLHMSKKSADELTTARELSDKYDISLELMGKILQSLVKSGMVISVQGVKGGYFLAQPIDHINISSVITAIDGPIAIADCLDNDEETVCERERSCLIRKSMEDIQSRLVGLLEGITLKDFDTKLSIDN, from the coding sequence ATGATGAAATTCAGCAAAAAAGTCGAATATGCGTTAATTGCCCTGTTGCACATGTCTAAAAAATCAGCAGACGAACTGACCACGGCTCGGGAGCTGTCAGATAAGTACGACATCTCGCTGGAGCTGATGGGAAAAATTTTGCAGAGCCTGGTGAAAAGCGGAATGGTGATTTCGGTGCAGGGCGTCAAAGGTGGCTACTTTCTGGCGCAGCCCATCGATCATATCAATATCTCCTCGGTTATCACGGCCATCGACGGGCCAATCGCCATCGCCGATTGTCTGGATAATGACGAGGAAACGGTCTGCGAGCGAGAGCGAAGTTGCCTCATCCGCAAATCCATGGAAGATATTCAGTCCAGGCTGGTTGGCTTATTGGAAGGAATCACGCTCAAGGATTTCGATACGAAATTGTCGATTGATAATTGA
- a CDS encoding superoxide dismutase: MNFKTPNLPYAYDALEPYIDARTMEIHHDKHHVAYTTNLNKALESANFHADSVEKLLADLNAVPEAIRTAVRNHGGGHVNHNLFWEIMAKNAGGEPTGDLAAAIKKEFGDFKAFKEKFSNAAISRFGSGWAWLSVKDGRLIVSSTANQDSPISEGMTPILGIDVWEHAYYLKYQNRRPEYVEAWWNVVNWKTVADKFHAAMRS; encoded by the coding sequence ATGAATTTCAAAACACCAAATCTACCGTATGCTTATGATGCGTTAGAACCATATATCGACGCTCGCACGATGGAAATTCATCATGACAAACATCATGTGGCTTATACAACAAATTTGAATAAAGCGCTGGAGTCGGCCAATTTTCATGCTGACAGTGTGGAAAAACTATTGGCGGATTTGAATGCGGTGCCCGAGGCCATTCGCACAGCGGTTCGGAATCACGGCGGCGGCCATGTGAATCACAATCTGTTCTGGGAGATCATGGCGAAAAACGCTGGCGGCGAACCGACAGGCGATCTGGCAGCAGCGATTAAGAAGGAATTCGGCGATTTCAAGGCGTTCAAAGAAAAATTTTCCAATGCAGCCATCAGCCGTTTCGGCAGCGGCTGGGCCTGGCTGAGCGTCAAGGACGGCCGATTGATCGTCAGTAGCACAGCCAATCAAGATAGCCCAATCAGTGAGGGCATGACGCCGATCCTGGGCATCGATGTCTGGGAGCATGCTTATTATTTGAAATATCAGAATCGCCGTCCCGAGTATGTTGAGGCGTGGTGGAATGTGGTCAATTGGAAGACGGTGGCGGATAAATTTCATGCGGCGATGAGATCTTAG
- a CDS encoding DUF2461 domain-containing protein, with protein sequence MSVKDNFSPYITPALFDFFRELKRNNDRIWFEENKERYESVVREPLLRFIADFAPYLAKISPHFEADPRKVGGSLFRIYRDIRFSPDKSPYKTHAGIQFRHESARDAHAPGFYLQLEPENVFTAIGVWQPDAETLGKIRDAIVAHPDRWQQIFADKKLAATFTLEGDKLKTAPRGYDPQHPLIEVIKMKEFYLFAELSEEEACRSDFIERYAEICQIAKPFMEFLANAIGIAC encoded by the coding sequence ATGAGCGTTAAAGACAATTTTTCTCCCTACATCACACCAGCGCTGTTCGATTTTTTTAGAGAATTAAAAAGAAACAATGACCGCATCTGGTTTGAGGAGAACAAGGAACGCTACGAGTCGGTAGTGCGAGAGCCGCTGCTGAGGTTCATCGCCGATTTTGCGCCTTATCTGGCTAAAATCAGCCCGCATTTCGAGGCCGATCCCCGCAAGGTCGGTGGCTCGCTGTTTCGCATTTATCGGGATATTCGTTTCTCGCCTGACAAAAGCCCCTACAAAACCCACGCAGGAATTCAATTTCGCCACGAGAGCGCCAGGGATGCCCATGCGCCTGGCTTCTATCTACAGCTCGAACCTGAAAATGTGTTTACCGCCATCGGCGTCTGGCAGCCCGATGCGGAGACACTGGGCAAAATTCGGGATGCCATCGTCGCCCATCCCGATCGTTGGCAGCAAATTTTTGCTGATAAAAAATTGGCAGCGACTTTCACGCTGGAGGGGGATAAACTCAAGACCGCACCCAGAGGTTATGATCCCCAGCACCCGCTGATCGAAGTGATCAAGATGAAGGAGTTCTATCTCTTTGCCGAATTGAGCGAAGAGGAGGCCTGCCGCAGCGATTTCATCGAGCGCTATGCCGAGATCTGTCAGATAGCGAAGCCTTTCATGGAGTTTTTAGCCAATGCCATTGGGATAGCATGTTGA
- a CDS encoding bifunctional methionine sulfoxide reductase B/A protein: MKYNQLTPEEQRVILHKGTEMPFTGKYYNHKVKGTYTCKQCGAPLYRSEDKFDSGCGWPSFDDEIPGAVRRVPDADGIRTEIVCANCGGHLGHVFYGEGFTPKNTRHCVNSISLNFIPADDRTSGSTEKAYFAGGCFWGVEYFFQKEKGVISTRVGYMGGHLKNPTYEDVCKGNTGHAETMEVVFDPSQTNYETLARLFFEIHDPTQVNRQGPDIGEQYRSEIFYVNDEQKQIAEKLIKILKDKGYKVATRVTKAGTFWEAEKYHQSYYQKTGHHPYCHGYVKRF, encoded by the coding sequence ATGAAGTACAATCAATTGACTCCAGAAGAGCAGCGGGTCATTCTTCACAAGGGGACAGAGATGCCCTTTACGGGCAAGTATTACAATCATAAAGTAAAAGGCACTTATACGTGCAAGCAATGCGGGGCACCACTGTACCGTTCCGAGGACAAATTCGATTCGGGGTGCGGCTGGCCCAGCTTTGATGACGAAATTCCTGGTGCGGTCAGACGGGTGCCAGATGCCGATGGCATTCGGACCGAGATCGTCTGCGCCAATTGTGGCGGGCATCTAGGTCATGTATTTTATGGCGAAGGATTCACGCCTAAAAATACCCGCCATTGCGTTAATTCGATCTCGTTGAACTTCATTCCAGCCGATGATAGAACGAGTGGAAGCACTGAAAAGGCCTATTTTGCAGGTGGTTGTTTCTGGGGCGTGGAATATTTTTTTCAAAAAGAGAAAGGTGTGATTTCCACCCGAGTGGGCTACATGGGCGGGCATTTGAAAAATCCGACCTACGAAGATGTTTGCAAAGGCAATACAGGTCATGCAGAGACCATGGAGGTGGTGTTCGATCCCAGCCAAACAAATTACGAGACGTTAGCTCGACTCTTTTTTGAAATTCACGATCCCACCCAGGTCAATCGCCAGGGGCCCGATATTGGCGAGCAATACCGCTCCGAGATTTTTTACGTGAACGATGAACAGAAGCAAATTGCCGAGAAGCTGATCAAGATTTTGAAGGACAAAGGCTACAAAGTAGCCACTCGAGTGACCAAAGCGGGTACGTTCTGGGAGGCGGAGAAATACCACCAATCGTATTATCAAAAGACGGGACATCATCCGTATTGTCATGGCTATGTGAAAAGGTTTTAG
- a CDS encoding pirin family protein, whose product MNAIRKINHIIRSKPTLEGAGVKLKRVFGYYEKPLLDPFLLLDHFGSANPEDYIAGFPWHPHRGIETVTYMLAGEVEHGDSLGNRGVIYSGDVQWMTAGSGIIHQEMPKRFEGEMRGFQLWVNLPRSHKMMAPRYRDVRSETIPEFSPNPKVKIKIIAGQLNGARGPVQDLVVDTEYFDVAIAPNAEFEIATKPDYKTFAFVFEGSGIFDPDKKDAIKADHLVVFDQGDSVKVQTKSDAVRFLFVSGKPLNEPIAWRGPIVMNTDEELMIAFQEYRNGTFIKT is encoded by the coding sequence ATGAACGCAATTCGAAAAATCAATCACATCATCAGAAGCAAGCCCACCCTCGAAGGGGCTGGGGTGAAGCTGAAACGGGTGTTCGGCTATTATGAAAAGCCATTGCTCGATCCATTTTTGTTGCTGGATCATTTCGGCTCCGCCAATCCCGAGGATTACATCGCTGGCTTCCCCTGGCATCCGCATCGGGGCATCGAAACAGTGACGTACATGCTGGCGGGCGAGGTGGAGCACGGCGATAGTCTTGGCAATAGGGGCGTGATCTATTCGGGCGATGTGCAGTGGATGACAGCGGGGAGCGGTATTATTCATCAGGAAATGCCGAAACGCTTTGAGGGGGAAATGCGGGGATTTCAGCTCTGGGTCAATCTGCCGAGGTCGCACAAAATGATGGCGCCTCGTTATCGGGATGTAAGGAGCGAAACCATTCCAGAGTTCTCCCCCAATCCGAAGGTGAAAATCAAAATCATCGCAGGGCAATTGAATGGAGCCAGGGGCCCTGTTCAGGATTTGGTGGTGGATACCGAATATTTCGATGTCGCCATAGCGCCGAATGCCGAATTTGAAATCGCTACGAAGCCCGATTATAAGACATTTGCCTTTGTCTTCGAAGGCAGCGGCATTTTCGATCCCGACAAAAAAGATGCCATCAAAGCCGATCATCTGGTGGTCTTTGATCAGGGCGACAGCGTGAAGGTTCAGACCAAATCTGATGCCGTTCGATTTCTATTTGTCTCAGGCAAGCCACTGAACGAGCCCATCGCCTGGCGGGGACCAATTGTAATGAATACCGATGAGGAGCTGATGATAGCGTTTCAGGAGTATCGGAACGGGACGTTTATCAAAACGTGA
- a CDS encoding PhzF family phenazine biosynthesis protein: MKIPLYQIDAFTSKVFSGNPAAVCPLQEWLDDKMMQAIAAENNLSETAFFVRQNDHYALRWFTPMVEVDLCGHATLASAFVIFNYFEPLASKVLFHTRSGPLIVDREGELMAMDFPARRAEPCSTPALLVKALGKQPKQVYRSRDYMAVFEVEAEIRALVPDMNLLSQLDGLGVIVTARGDQVDFVSRFFAPKVGVPEDPVTGSAHCTLIPYWAEQLGKQRLHALQVSSRGGELFCEHLADRVKIAGRAVRFFEGYLYL, translated from the coding sequence ATGAAAATACCGCTTTATCAGATCGATGCTTTCACGAGCAAGGTTTTCTCTGGGAACCCTGCGGCGGTTTGTCCGCTTCAGGAATGGCTGGATGATAAAATGATGCAGGCAATCGCAGCGGAAAACAATTTATCGGAGACTGCTTTCTTCGTCCGGCAAAATGATCATTATGCGCTCCGCTGGTTTACTCCCATGGTAGAAGTCGATTTGTGTGGTCATGCGACGCTAGCCTCAGCTTTTGTGATCTTCAATTATTTTGAACCCCTTGCCTCGAAGGTGCTATTTCACACGAGAAGTGGACCGCTCATCGTTGATCGCGAAGGAGAGCTAATGGCAATGGATTTCCCAGCACGAAGAGCCGAGCCCTGCTCTACCCCAGCGCTGCTTGTTAAAGCTCTGGGAAAACAACCCAAACAGGTTTATCGGTCGCGGGATTACATGGCCGTCTTTGAGGTTGAAGCCGAGATCCGCGCCCTCGTCCCTGATATGAATTTGCTTTCTCAGCTCGATGGCCTTGGGGTTATTGTAACTGCCAGAGGTGATCAAGTAGATTTTGTGTCCCGGTTCTTTGCCCCCAAGGTCGGTGTTCCAGAGGACCCTGTCACGGGTTCGGCGCATTGTACTTTGATCCCTTATTGGGCAGAGCAATTGGGCAAGCAAAGGCTGCATGCATTGCAGGTCTCATCCCGCGGGGGAGAGCTATTCTGTGAGCATCTGGCCGATCGAGTGAAAATTGCCGGTCGGGCTGTCCGCTTTTTTGAAGGATATTTGTATCTATGA
- a CDS encoding alanyl-tRNA editing protein → MTQLLYQTDSYLKEFQASVIEINSAENSIALDRTAFYPGGGGQPNDLGTIKSSERDFPVTKVKSLEGVVWHWIEGPLPAVRTEVVGQLDWDRRYKLMRTHTALHILCGVIWRDYGAHVTGANIEPLKARMDFELETLPKDLVKDIETKVNLEVQNARPIQIKILPREEAFKIPDLIRTKINLLPEHIKEVRTVEIVGLDLQADGGTHVANTKEVGLVRIIDYQSKGKINKRIYIELNPGN, encoded by the coding sequence ATGACACAATTGCTTTACCAGACCGATAGCTATCTCAAGGAATTTCAGGCTAGCGTGATCGAAATAAATTCGGCTGAAAACTCCATCGCGCTGGATCGGACCGCATTTTATCCTGGGGGCGGCGGCCAACCGAATGATCTTGGAACGATCAAATCATCCGAGCGAGATTTTCCAGTGACGAAAGTTAAAAGTTTAGAAGGGGTGGTTTGGCATTGGATTGAGGGTCCGTTGCCAGCAGTTAGAACAGAAGTAGTGGGACAATTGGATTGGGATCGTCGCTACAAGCTAATGCGAACCCATACAGCGCTGCATATTCTCTGCGGGGTGATCTGGCGGGATTATGGCGCGCATGTGACGGGCGCCAATATCGAGCCACTCAAAGCCAGGATGGATTTTGAGCTCGAGACCCTTCCAAAAGATTTAGTAAAAGATATCGAAACGAAAGTCAATCTCGAAGTCCAAAATGCCAGGCCCATCCAGATCAAAATCCTTCCACGCGAGGAGGCTTTCAAGATTCCAGATCTGATCCGAACGAAGATCAATTTGCTCCCCGAGCACATTAAAGAAGTAAGAACAGTGGAGATTGTTGGTCTGGACCTACAAGCCGATGGAGGCACCCATGTAGCCAATACCAAAGAAGTTGGGCTTGTTCGGATTATCGATTATCAAAGCAAAGGGAAAATTAACAAGCGAATCTATATTGAACTTAATCCGGGTAATTAG
- a CDS encoding alanine racemase: MASMKAMGIIRPTLMLDRSKALANIRRMAEKASRNRVRFRPHFKTHQSAQIGEWFRQFGVETITVSSVEMASYFAQHGWRNITIAFPVNILEIENINKLASEIQLHLLVESKEVVAFLDINLQAEVGIWIKIDVGYHRTGIWWEQVDEAIGLVRQIGHSKNMTFKGLLTHAGHSYRARSADEVRAIYHDTVHKLQQLKWKLIEEGFSATQISIGDTPSCSVVDDFSGVDEIRPGNFVFYDVMQLNIGSCTEQDIAVAVACPVVAKHRERDEIVIYGGAVHLSKDFIVDHDGNKIFGYVAPLYERGWGNIVPNTYVSALSQEHGIIKTTAEFFDQVKIGDILAILPAHSCLTVPLLRSYLTLEGETIETMHSASLTQLT; the protein is encoded by the coding sequence ATGGCCTCAATGAAAGCAATGGGAATCATCCGTCCAACCTTGATGCTTGATCGTTCGAAAGCCTTAGCGAATATTCGTCGCATGGCCGAAAAAGCGAGCCGAAACCGCGTTCGTTTCCGTCCTCATTTCAAAACCCATCAGTCCGCTCAGATCGGAGAATGGTTTCGGCAATTTGGTGTGGAGACGATCACCGTCTCATCGGTGGAGATGGCGAGCTATTTTGCCCAGCATGGCTGGCGAAATATTACCATCGCTTTTCCTGTGAATATTCTGGAAATTGAAAACATCAATAAACTGGCATCTGAAATTCAGTTGCATCTGCTGGTCGAATCTAAAGAGGTGGTGGCTTTTTTGGATATAAATCTACAAGCCGAGGTTGGGATATGGATCAAAATTGATGTCGGCTATCATCGAACGGGCATCTGGTGGGAGCAGGTCGATGAAGCCATTGGCCTGGTTCGGCAAATTGGCCATTCAAAAAACATGACTTTTAAAGGATTATTAACCCATGCGGGACATAGCTATCGAGCCCGATCGGCAGATGAAGTCAGGGCGATTTATCACGACACCGTACACAAGTTGCAGCAGCTCAAGTGGAAGCTGATCGAAGAAGGATTTTCAGCAACACAGATCTCCATTGGCGATACGCCATCTTGCAGCGTGGTCGATGATTTCAGTGGTGTGGATGAAATTCGACCTGGCAATTTTGTTTTTTATGATGTCATGCAACTCAATATTGGCTCCTGCACCGAGCAGGATATTGCCGTGGCCGTGGCCTGTCCTGTAGTGGCAAAGCATAGGGAGCGGGATGAAATTGTAATTTATGGTGGGGCGGTGCATCTCTCGAAAGATTTTATCGTCGATCACGATGGTAACAAGATTTTCGGCTACGTGGCGCCGCTTTACGAGCGAGGTTGGGGCAATATCGTTCCCAATACCTACGTATCGGCATTATCCCAGGAGCATGGGATCATCAAAACGACTGCTGAATTTTTCGATCAGGTCAAAATTGGGGATATTCTGGCGATCCTTCCCGCCCATTCCTGCCTCACGGTGCCGCTCCTTCGCAGCTACCTGACGCTGGAGGGGGAGACGATTGAGACGATGCATTCAGCCTCCCTTACTCAACTTACTTAA
- a CDS encoding carbohydrate ABC transporter permease: protein MVKRTLTPIICMIALSFILFPFFWGIRTSLAERFDSKFIPTHWTFSHYQAIIARPELLYYLRNSAVVSFSSIAITLIVALLGGYALARMRFRGRQFGALLLILPLLPPVAILVPLLSYFQKLTLYNTLAAVIVANVVFNIPLSVWMVRNFILGIPVEMEEAARIDGCSRWGVLFRMVLPNMGPGIVAVAVFVFINAWNNYLYSFALTSSQSLRVLPQGILSFLGSWGTYWGGLSAAGMMVLLPPVILFLFFQKWFIAGIFGQQLK from the coding sequence ATGGTGAAAAGGACGCTCACACCGATCATTTGTATGATCGCCTTATCCTTTATTCTATTTCCGTTTTTCTGGGGAATACGGACCTCGCTTGCCGAACGATTTGATAGCAAATTTATCCCAACGCATTGGACGTTCAGCCACTATCAGGCAATAATTGCACGGCCAGAATTATTGTATTATCTGCGAAACAGCGCGGTGGTCTCGTTCAGTTCGATTGCCATTACGCTGATAGTTGCTCTATTGGGAGGTTATGCGTTGGCGCGGATGCGGTTTCGAGGCCGCCAATTCGGCGCGCTCTTATTGATTTTGCCCTTATTGCCTCCAGTCGCCATCCTAGTACCGCTGTTATCTTATTTCCAAAAATTGACACTTTATAACACCCTCGCTGCTGTGATCGTCGCCAATGTGGTTTTTAATATCCCGCTCTCGGTCTGGATGGTCCGAAATTTCATTTTGGGCATCCCCGTAGAAATGGAAGAGGCAGCTCGCATTGATGGCTGCTCGCGCTGGGGCGTGCTGTTTCGCATGGTTTTGCCAAATATGGGGCCAGGGATCGTCGCTGTTGCGGTGTTCGTGTTTATTAATGCCTGGAATAACTATCTCTATTCCTTCGCACTCACCAGTTCTCAGTCGCTGCGGGTTTTGCCACAGGGAATATTATCGTTTTTGGGTAGTTGGGGAACCTATTGGGGCGGACTGTCCGCTGCTGGAATGATGGTGCTTTTGCCGCCTGTAATCCTATTTCTATTTTTTCAAAAATGGTTCATTGCAGGTATCTTCGGGCAGCAATTGAAATGA
- a CDS encoding sugar ABC transporter permease produces the protein MDQRQALPNRGYHSEIQAYLFLSPTLILIGLFLISPMITGLVMSFYKTSLSGTTQFVGLKNYWLLLTEARFLNNIRLSMLYVLGNLAISLPIAYSMALLITSKLKAASLLRGVFLLPWIVAPIVSTVLFRSLVDPAFGPLSWMIEKIIGHSIVLLAHPTWSMAVIIIHSVWRSLPFMTLFLAAGIAMIPKELYEAAMVDGAGKWKQFFTLTFPLTKIHLVIVLLTITLWTLQDAETVYAMTEGGPGYSTEVMAVRLFKESFLNFDLNSGAALGVLLLLVGLIFMILYVQFAAKREER, from the coding sequence ATGGATCAGCGGCAGGCTTTGCCAAACCGAGGGTATCATAGCGAAATCCAGGCTTATCTTTTTTTGTCCCCTACTCTTATCCTGATCGGATTATTTTTAATATCGCCGATGATCACTGGGCTGGTTATGAGCTTCTATAAAACCAGCCTTTCTGGCACTACCCAATTTGTTGGTTTAAAAAATTATTGGCTGTTGTTGACCGAAGCCAGATTTCTAAATAATATTCGACTATCGATGCTATACGTGCTGGGCAATCTTGCGATTTCGTTGCCGATTGCTTACAGCATGGCTTTGCTGATCACTAGTAAATTAAAAGCAGCGTCCTTATTGAGGGGTGTGTTTTTATTGCCCTGGATAGTAGCGCCCATCGTTAGCACCGTGTTGTTCCGCTCCTTAGTGGATCCTGCTTTTGGACCTTTGAGCTGGATGATTGAGAAAATCATTGGTCATTCGATTGTCCTATTGGCCCATCCCACCTGGTCAATGGCGGTGATCATCATTCATAGCGTATGGCGATCGCTGCCGTTCATGACGTTGTTTTTAGCTGCTGGCATCGCCATGATCCCTAAGGAGCTGTATGAAGCCGCCATGGTCGATGGCGCTGGAAAATGGAAACAATTTTTCACGCTGACTTTTCCACTGACCAAAATCCATCTGGTCATCGTGCTTTTAACCATTACTCTCTGGACCTTGCAAGATGCAGAAACAGTATATGCGATGACCGAAGGCGGCCCAGGATATAGCACCGAGGTCATGGCCGTTCGGCTATTTAAAGAATCCTTCTTGAATTTCGATCTCAACAGTGGTGCTGCCTTAGGAGTCCTGTTGCTGTTAGTTGGATTGATCTTTATGATCCTTTATGTCCAATTTGCTGCGAAAAGGGAAGAACGCTAG
- a CDS encoding thioredoxin family protein: MAVTPSNMMPLGTMAPDFTLPDTISGKELSLQELKSDKATVIMFICNHCPFVKHVRTGLVQLAKDYIPKGIAFIAISSNDVEGYPEDSPAEMKKVARQFGYPFPYLYDETQEVARAYMAACTPDFYVFDKNLKLVYRGQMDDSRPSNNIPVTGKDIRAALDAILAGKSVPEEQKPSIGCNIKWKSGRVG; encoded by the coding sequence ATGGCAGTAACCCCATCGAACATGATGCCGCTGGGGACAATGGCTCCAGATTTCACGTTGCCCGATACGATTTCTGGCAAAGAGCTGTCGCTGCAAGAATTAAAATCAGATAAAGCGACAGTGATTATGTTTATTTGCAATCATTGCCCCTTTGTCAAGCACGTTCGGACGGGCCTGGTTCAATTGGCGAAGGATTACATTCCCAAAGGAATTGCCTTCATCGCCATTAGCTCCAACGATGTGGAGGGTTATCCTGAGGATTCACCAGCCGAGATGAAGAAAGTAGCCAGGCAATTTGGCTATCCATTCCCGTATCTTTACGATGAAACCCAGGAAGTAGCCCGTGCCTATATGGCGGCCTGTACACCAGATTTTTATGTGTTCGATAAAAATTTGAAATTGGTCTATCGTGGCCAGATGGATGATTCTCGGCCCAGCAATAATATCCCCGTCACGGGCAAAGATATTCGAGCTGCACTGGATGCGATTTTGGCGGGCAAGTCTGTTCCCGAGGAACAGAAGCCCAGCATAGGATGTAATATCAAGTGGAAATCGGGGCGGGTTGGATAA
- a CDS encoding glycoside hydrolase family 5 protein, whose amino-acid sequence MMAHGTPVTKWLSLVAIAVLVLNCSKNSDSKKPSDEYPFKPPSNEVLDPFIQNQLLARSVNLGNALEAPNEGEWGVTLQAEYFQLIKEAGFTGVRIPIKWSGHAKAEPPYTIEPAFFARVDWAVAQALTRGLAAVINIHHYDEIMQNPQQHKDRFLGLWQQIAVHYQKYPDELMFELLNEPNTNLTAPIWNEMLSEAIQVVRQSNPYRTLIIGPVNWNSITALNTLTLPDSDRNIIVTFHYYNPFQFTHQGAEWVQGSNAWLGTTWTGTMAQRQMIMNEFAQAEAWAKSKNRPLFMGEFGAYSKADLNSRYQWTSFVAREAEQRKFSWAYWEFCSGFGIYDPVNKKWNDTLLKALIP is encoded by the coding sequence ATGATGGCACATGGAACACCAGTGACCAAATGGTTATCTTTGGTCGCAATCGCGGTTCTTGTCTTGAATTGCAGCAAGAACTCAGACTCCAAGAAACCTTCTGATGAGTATCCTTTTAAGCCGCCCTCGAATGAGGTATTGGATCCTTTTATTCAAAATCAATTATTGGCGCGAAGCGTTAATCTGGGCAATGCGCTGGAAGCGCCGAACGAGGGCGAATGGGGTGTAACCCTACAGGCGGAGTATTTCCAACTGATCAAAGAAGCAGGTTTTACGGGCGTTCGAATCCCGATTAAATGGTCGGGACATGCCAAAGCTGAACCGCCTTATACCATTGAACCCGCCTTTTTCGCTCGAGTCGATTGGGCAGTAGCTCAAGCACTGACGCGTGGCCTTGCCGCGGTAATCAACATCCATCATTATGATGAGATCATGCAGAATCCCCAGCAACATAAAGATCGATTTCTGGGTTTGTGGCAGCAGATCGCTGTTCATTATCAAAAATACCCCGACGAGCTGATGTTCGAACTACTGAATGAGCCCAATACCAACCTGACAGCGCCCATTTGGAACGAAATGCTTAGCGAAGCGATCCAAGTGGTACGCCAGAGCAATCCCTATCGGACATTGATCATTGGTCCAGTAAACTGGAACAGCATCACTGCTCTAAATACGCTGACCTTACCCGATTCTGATCGGAACATCATCGTCACATTCCACTATTACAATCCGTTTCAATTCACCCATCAGGGGGCAGAATGGGTGCAAGGGAGCAATGCCTGGCTGGGAACCACCTGGACTGGAACCATGGCGCAACGCCAGATGATCATGAACGAATTCGCTCAAGCCGAAGCATGGGCGAAAAGCAAAAATCGACCGTTGTTTATGGGTGAGTTCGGCGCGTACAGCAAAGCTGATCTGAATTCCCGTTATCAATGGACCTCATTCGTCGCTCGAGAGGCGGAACAAAGAAAATTTAGCTGGGCTTATTGGGAATTCTGTTCTGGCTTTGGCATTTACGATCCTGTCAACAAAAAATGGAACGATACTTTATTGAAAGCACTCATCCCCTAA